In one Thermanaerovibrio velox DSM 12556 genomic region, the following are encoded:
- a CDS encoding KOW domain-containing RNA-binding protein produces the protein MGGLDGEVFVPGRLVLVKRGSCAGKWCVVLGIDRDGRVLVADGRSRSARRPKRKNPRHLQPSGVVIEEVARLLSQGSELDDGRLSFLIAAVIEGIPQV, from the coding sequence ATGGGAGGATTAGATGGGGAGGTCTTCGTCCCCGGAAGGCTCGTCCTGGTCAAGCGCGGGAGCTGCGCCGGCAAGTGGTGTGTGGTCTTGGGGATTGACCGGGACGGGCGGGTTCTCGTGGCTGACGGGAGGAGCAGGTCTGCCAGGAGACCCAAGAGGAAGAACCCGAGGCACCTTCAGCCCTCGGGGGTGGTTATAGAGGAGGTGGCCCGTCTTTTGTCTCAGGGGTCGGAGCTGGACGATGGCAGGCTTTCGTTTCTCATAGCCGCTGTGATTGAAGGGATCCCGCAGGTTTGA
- the infA gene encoding translation initiation factor IF-1: MSKDDVIEIKGKVVEPLPNAMFRVELDNGHKILAHVSGKMRMHFIRILPGDKVLVQISPYDLTRGRIVYRYK; the protein is encoded by the coding sequence ATGTCTAAGGATGACGTCATCGAGATTAAGGGCAAGGTTGTTGAGCCGTTGCCCAACGCCATGTTTCGGGTGGAGCTGGACAACGGGCACAAGATTTTGGCCCACGTCTCTGGGAAGATGAGGATGCACTTCATCCGAATCCTTCCGGGGGACAAGGTTTTGGTTCAGATATCGCCTTACGACTTGACACGGGGACGAATAGTGTATAGATATAAATAG
- the rpmJ gene encoding 50S ribosomal protein L36: MKVRTSVKPICEYCRIIKRHGVVMVICSRNPRHKQRQGARR, encoded by the coding sequence ATGAAGGTTAGGACTTCGGTTAAGCCGATATGTGAGTATTGCCGCATAATAAAGAGGCATGGTGTGGTTATGGTGATATGCAGCCGGAACCCTCGGCATAAGCAGCGCCAGGGAGCGAGGAGGTAG
- the rpsM gene encoding 30S ribosomal protein S13: protein MARIAGVDLPREKRIEIALTYIYGIGLTTSRRILAATGVNPDTRTKDLTDEEAQRIRNEIENNYKVEGDLRREVAMNIKRLMDIGCYRGLRHRLGLPVRGQRTRTNARTRKGPKRTVAGKKKAVK, encoded by the coding sequence ATGGCACGTATCGCAGGTGTGGACCTTCCCAGGGAGAAGCGGATAGAGATAGCGCTGACCTACATTTACGGCATAGGGCTCACCACGTCCAGGAGGATCCTTGCTGCCACCGGGGTTAACCCGGACACGAGGACCAAGGACCTCACCGACGAGGAGGCCCAGCGGATAAGGAACGAGATAGAGAACAACTACAAGGTGGAAGGTGACCTTCGTCGGGAGGTGGCCATGAACATCAAGAGGTTGATGGACATTGGCTGCTACCGGGGGCTCCGTCATCGTTTGGGCCTTCCCGTCAGGGGTCAGAGGACCAGGACCAATGCTAGGACCAGGAAGGGTCCGAAGAGGACCGTGGCGGGCAAGAAGAAGGCAGTTAAGTAG